In one Musa acuminata AAA Group cultivar baxijiao chromosome BXJ2-5, Cavendish_Baxijiao_AAA, whole genome shotgun sequence genomic region, the following are encoded:
- the LOC103984159 gene encoding ankyrin repeat-containing protein ITN1 isoform X2, with protein sequence MVLPLEKEQDFESGATSLDTNSPTAALVLSNSGKRMDQATSPKTAPALVLSNSGKRIDPSRKKKYVKQVTGRHNDTELHLAAQRGDLAAVRQILGQIDAQVTETAAGGADFDTEVAEIRAAVVNEVNEVEETPLFIAADKGFLDIVVELLKYSDQDSLCRKNRSGFDALHVAAREGHQAIIQVLLDHDPTLIKTFGQSNATPLISAAIRGHTEVVNLLLERDASLLELSKTNGKNALHFAARQGHVEIVTALLEKDPQLARRTDKKGQTALHMAVKGTSCEVVNALVDADPAIVMLPDRAGNTALHVATRKKRAEIVKVLLHLRDINVNALTRDHKTALDIAESLPLSEESAEIKEWLSRYDAVRANELNQPRDELRKTVTEIKKDVHTQLEQTRKTNKNVYGIAKELRKLHREGINNATNSVTVVAVLFATVAFAAIFTVPGGTEDTGIAIVVRSGSFKIFFIFNAVALFTSLAVVVVQITLVRGETKAERRVVEVINKLMWLASVCTTVSFIASSYIVLGRHNQWAAFLVTVIGGVIMTGVLGTMTFYVVRSKRTRSIRKRAKSLKSGTSSWHHNSELSDSEVDRIYAI encoded by the exons ATGGTGCTCCCACTCGAAAAAG AACAGGACTTTGAGTCCGGAGCGACAAGTCTCGACACAAACTCCCCGACGGCGGCGCTGGTGCTGTCCAACTCTGGGAAGCGGATGGACCAGGCGACTTCTCCGAAGACGGCGCCGGCGCTGGTGCTGTCGAATTCCGGGAAGCGGATAGACCCGTCGCGGAAGAAGAAGTACGTGAAGCAGGTAACGGGGAGGCATAACGACACCGAGCTCCACCTCGCGGCGCAGCGGGGGGACCTTGCGGCGGTGAGGCAGATTCTCGGCCAGATCGATGCCCAGGTCACGGAAACGGCTGCGGGCGGCGCGGACTTCGACACTGAGGTGGCGGAGATCCGCGCGGCGGTGGTGAACGAGGTGAATGAGGTGGAGGAGACGCCGCTGTTCATCGCCGCGGACAAGGGTTTTCTTGATATTGTGGTGGAGCTGTTGAAATACTCCGACCAGGACAGCCTCTGCAGGAAGAATAGATCGGGCTTTGATGCTTTACATGTGGCTGCGAGAGAGGGGCACCAAG CAATTATCCAGGTCCTTCTAGATCATGATCCAACGCTCATCAAGACATTTGGTCAATCGAATGCAACTCCCCTTATATCTGCAGCAATTAGAGGTCACACTGAAGTTGTAAACTTGTTGCTAGAGAGAGATGCGAGCTTACTTGAGTTATCAAAAACCAATGGGAAGAATGCTCTACATTTTGCTGCCCGGCAAGGACATGTTGAAATTGTAACAGCATTGCTTGAGAAGGATCCACAGCTTGCCAGAAGGACTGATAAAAAAGGACAGACTGCTCTTCACATGGCAGTCAAAGGAACAAGTTGTGAAGTTGTTAATGCACTTGTGGATGCTGATCCAGCCATAGTAATGCTACCAGACAGAGCTGGAAACACAGCTTTACATGTGGCAACAAGGAAAAAACGAGCAGAG ATAGTGAAGGTTCTCCTACACCTCCGAGATATAAATGTGAATGCACTGACTAGAGATCATAAAACTGCTCTCGATATTGCTGAAAGCCTGCCCCTCTCAGAAGAATCTGCTGAAATCAAGGAATGGTTGTCTCGTTATGATGCAGTTAGGGCAAATGAACTGAATCAGCCACGTGATGAGCTCAGGAAAACTGTAACGGAGATTAAAAAGGATGTTCATACACAGTTGGAGCAGACCAGGAAAACAAACAAAAATGTCTATGGCATTGCAAAGGAGCTGAGGAAGCTCCACAGAGAAGGCATTAACAATGCTACCAACTCCGTCACCGTGGTTGCTGTGCTCTTTGCGACTGTTGCTTTTGCTGCAATCTTTACAGTGCCTGGTGGAACTGAAGATACTGGGATAGCAATAGTTGTGCGATCTGggagtttcaaaatatttttcatcttcAATGCGGTTGCCTTGTTCACTTCATTAGCAGTGGTGGTGGTTCAGATAACACTTGTTAGGGGAGAAACAAAGGCAGAGAGGCGGGTTGTCGAGGTTATTAACAAGCTGATGTGGTTGGCATCTGTGTGCACTACTGTTTCTTTCATAGCCTCTTCTTACATCGTGTTGGGTAGGCATAACCAATGGGCAGCTTTTCTGGTTACAGTAATAGGCGGAGTAATAATGACCGGCGTTCTCGGGACCATGACTTTCTATGTCGTAAGGTCAAAGCGTACCCGTTCTATCAGGAAGAGGGCAAAATCTTTGAAGAGTGGCACAAGCTCATGGCATCATAACTCGGAGTTATCCGATTCTGAGGTTGACAGAATTTATGCCATTTGA
- the LOC103984388 gene encoding uncharacterized protein LOC103984388: protein MYASTGRSRHAGKPRRPESGSDRAAFAAPYGQGYVHHRRRRNAATITHDSAYKSDSSVEENSFSLEFGRSSCKKTSGKRIQSLVDEEVSKEIETRHPSPSVIARLMGLETLPPPQIACKRQKDADACSQAVSSTGIQGKFVPSKENFCLKNTNEDQEFKDIFEVMDTAKFKKCENQSTRKAKLTFKGSKTDMDFIRQKFMDVKRLSTDEALQNSKEFDDALEILHSNKDLFLKFLQDPDSLFMRHLQEVNHGSFSPHPTQITVLKSSKGDNYGNTGTSESKSKDGRYSHMRKEVGSSFRKPTTRPISRSLSEYGSVPRRLSTPLYTGKAEAHMHPTRIVVLKPSLERSHKVGGPLSSSPENLRIGSRKHRESALSTIQESYTEGRDKPKFSENVGHLRHKAKGSRETAKGTARQIRHTIGSHSKSPITSELKTCVQNKSSCISSDLAKLNNSESFCQFPDHFDAWINEFCPSCSYSTESSFSREARKHMSERLKITQQFEVVGLAARDMSTLAEMIDFSCRETPDTIGVSLGTKNVLDDKFAGDEILGGLDCRSTISDKDGLRNGNSKKLRKSKSLPAASTAHRSPKVGHRKQDGNGTCYILKDVIKMDPDEFSDASFSKNQKSFVRGSVLHANKPRQPHPVGEENKLPELEIRVPSEELRKSIYVRDLPEEKLLHPEHHDEHATDRKHLIDTPLVPICVDEPSPLTPNEQSKRSVMRLTPENKELSSHSHNDIMNEEDSTRHPQVDPLQSQSETFEAGLTLSSKESEQPSPVSVLEPPSQEQSSCSGCFERISADLQELRMQLSLLKVESAERYEEESGIILSSDEITAGDCQTYLRTREIHQTFMDEDDRDFSYLLDILSDSVIHGANQERVSDVFYSLDYPVDPHVFDKLETKYSMVSSWSGSERKLLFDLVNCSLVGIIAPHIDLHPWVRSKKSMHTWEPEGLVERLWEMVVKQRKELGCNLEDKILDPRWLDVEDDMDVIVKEIEKMLNNDLWEETVAEFIIG from the exons ATGTACGCGAGCACCGGCAGGTCCCGCCACGCGGGGAAGCCTCGGAGGCCGGAATCTGGATCCGATCGAGCTGCCTTCGCAGCGCCCTACGGGCAAG GATATGTTCATCATAGAAGACGAAGAAATGCTGCAACAATCACACATGATTCTGCTTATAAAAGTGACTCATCAGttgaagaaaattct TTTTCCCTTGAGTTTGGACGAAGTTCATGTAAGAAAACCAGTGGGAAGCGGATACAatcactagtagatgaagaagtgtcaaaagaaatagaaACTAGGCATCCCTCTCCAAGTGTAATTGCAAGACTGATGGGTCTTGAGACACTTCCTCCACCTCAAATAGCCTGTAAACGACAGAAGGATGCCGATGCTTGTTCTCAGGCAGTCTCATCTACAGGAATTCAGGGAAAATTTGTACCATCGAAAGAGAACTTTTGCCTCAAAAACACCAACGAGGATCAAGAATTTAAGGATATTTTTGAAGTCATGGACAcagcaaaatttaaaaaatgtgAGAACCAATCAACTAGGAAGGCAAAGCTAACCTTTAAAGGAAGCAAAACTGACATGGATTTCATAAGACAAAAGTTCATGGATGTGAAGCGTCTGTCAACTGATGAAGCACTTCAAAACTCTAAGGAGTTCGATGATGCACTGGAAATTCTACATTCCAACAAGGACCTTTTCCTGAAATTTCTGCAAGATCCTGACTCTTTGTTTATGAGACATCTCCAAGAGGTGAACCATGGATCATTTTCTCCTCATCCAACCCAGATTACAGTATTAAAGTCTTCTAAAGGTGATAATTATGGGAACACTGGAACGTCAGAATCAAAAAGTAAGGATGGAAGGTACTCTCATATGCGTAAAGAAGTTGGAAGCTCTTTCAGGAAACCTACAACAAGACCCATCAGTCGCTCTCTAAGTGAATACGGTTCTGTTCCTCGTAGGCTTTCAACACCACTATACACGGGCAAAGCTGAAGCTCACATGCATCCTACTCGCATTGTTGTTCTAAAACCAAGTCTTGAGAGGAGCCACAAGGTGGGTGGGCCTCTTTCTTCTTCACCTGAGAACTTACGTATTGGCTCCAGAAAGCACAGAGAATCTGCACTCTCTACAATTCAGGAGTCATACACGGAAGGAAGAGACAAGCCAAAATTCTCTGAAAATGTAGGTCACTTGAGGCACAAGGCAAAGGGTTCCAGAGAAACTGCTAAGGGGACTGCAAGACAGATTAGGCATACTATAGGTAGCCATTCTAAGAGCCCAATCACCTCAGAACTGAAAACGTGTGTTCAGAACAAAAGCTCCTGCATATCATCAGATCTTGCTAAGCTTAACAATTCTGAATCATTTTGCCAGTTTCCCGACCATTTTGATGCGTGGATTAACGAATTCTGCCCTTCATGTTCATATTCGACTGAGTCATCTTTTAGCAGAGAGGCCAGAAAACACATGTCTGAGAGATTGAAGATAACCCAACAGTttgaggttgttgggctggcagccagaGACATGAGCACACTTGCTGAAATGATTGACTTTTCTTGTAGAGAGACACCAGATACAATTGGAGTATCATTAGGTACCAAGAATGTTTTGGATGATAAGTTTGCTGGAGATGAGATACTTGGAGGCTTGGACTGTCGTTCAACTATTAGCGACAAGGATGGATTGAGAAATGGGAACTCTAAAAAATTGCGGAAGTCAAAATCTCTTCCTGCTGCTTCTACAGCTCACAGAAGTCCAAAAGTAGGCCACAGAAAACAAGATGGCAATGGTACCTGTTATATACTCAAGGATGTAATAAAAATGGACCCTGATGAATTTTCAGATGCTAGCTTCAGTAAGAATCAGAAGTCATTCGTCAGAGGATCTGTGCTCCATGCCAACAAACCTCGCCAGCCACATCCTGTTGGAGAGGAAAATAAGCTGCCAGAGCTGGAGATTCGTGTTCCTTCAGAAGAATTGCGGAAGAGCATTTATGTGAGGGATCTTCCAGAAGAAAAACTTTTACATCCTGAACACCATGATGAACATGCCACAGACAGAAAGCACTTAATAGACACTCCCTTAGTTCCCATTTGTGTAGATGAGCCAAGTCCTTTGACTCCAAACGAGCAATCAAAGCGATCTGTCATGCGATTGACACCAGAGAATAAAGAATTATCTAGCCACAGTCATAATGACATCATGAACGAG GAAGATTCAACTCGCCATCCTCAAGTAGACCCCCTGCAATCTCAATCAGAGACATTTGAAGCAGGCCTTACTCTAAGCTCCAAGGAGTCTGAACAGCCAAGTCCAGTATCTGTCTTAGAGCCTCCATCCCAAGAACAAAGTTCATGTTCAGGATGCTTCGAGAGAATAAGTGCTGATCTTCAAG AGCTCAGAATGCAACTCAGTCTTCTAAAGGTAGAGTCAGCAGAAAGGTATGAAGAGGAATCAGGCATCATTTTATCGAGTGATGAAATTACTGCAGGAGATTGTCAAACATATCTACGAACAAGGGAAATACATCAAACCTTCATGGATGAAGATGATAGAGATTTCTCTTACTTGCTTGACATCCTCAGCGACTCAGTTATTCATGGTGCTAACCAAGAGAGAGTATCTGATGTCTTCTACTCGCTTGATTATCCAGTGGATCCAcatgtctttgacaaacttgaaacGAAGTACAGCATGGTATCATCATGGTCAGGATCAGAAAGGAAGCTATTGTTCGATCTTGTTAATTGCAGTTTAGTGGGCATCATTGCCCCACACATTGATCTGCACCCATGGGTGAGATCAAAGAAGTCTATGCACACATGGGAACCCGAGGGCCTTGTTGAAAGGCTGTGGGAAATGGTTGTTAAGCAAAGGAAGGAGCTAGGTTGCAATCTTGAGGACAAGATTTTGGATCCAAGGTGGTTAGATGTTGAAGATGATATGGACGTGATTGTGAAAGAGATAGAGAAGATGCTAAATAATGACCTGTGGGAGGAAACTGTCGCTGAGTTTATCATCGGATAG
- the LOC103984158 gene encoding histone H2B, which yields MAPKAEKKPAEKKPAAEKPAEEKEKKAEKAPAEKKPKAGKRLPSKDGGAVSAGEKKKKKAKKGSETYKIYIFKVLKQVHPDIGISSKAMSIMNSFINDIFEKLAQEASRLARYNKKPTITSREIQTSVRLVLPGELAKHAVSEGTKAVTKFTSS from the coding sequence ATGGCGCCCAAGGCCGAGAAGAAGCCGGCGGAGAAGAAGCCCGCGGCCGAGAAACCggcggaggagaaggagaagaaggcggAGAAAGCCCCCGCGGAGAAGAAACCCAAGGCCGGGAAACGCCTTCCCTCCAAGGATGGCGGCGCCGTCTCCGCcggtgagaagaagaagaagaaggcgaagaaGGGGAGCGAGACGTACAAGATCTACATCTTCAAGGTGCTGAAGCAGGTGCACCCGGACATCGGTATCTCCAGCAAGGCTATGTCCATTATGAACTCCTTCATCAACGACATCTTCGAGAAGCTGGCCCAGGAAGCGTCTCGCCTTGCCCGCTACAACAAGAAGCCCACCATCACCTCCCGCGAGATCCAGACCTCGGTCCGCCTGGTGCTCCCCGGAGAGCTCGCGAAGCACGCCGTCTCCGAGGGCACCAAGGCGGTGACCAAGTTCACTAGCTCTTGA
- the LOC103984159 gene encoding ankyrin repeat-containing protein ITN1 isoform X1, translating to MANPLSSWPLGPGHSCDSRSSGGGGGETRGGWCSHSKKDFESGATSLDTNSPTAALVLSNSGKRMDQATSPKTAPALVLSNSGKRIDPSRKKKYVKQVTGRHNDTELHLAAQRGDLAAVRQILGQIDAQVTETAAGGADFDTEVAEIRAAVVNEVNEVEETPLFIAADKGFLDIVVELLKYSDQDSLCRKNRSGFDALHVAAREGHQAIIQVLLDHDPTLIKTFGQSNATPLISAAIRGHTEVVNLLLERDASLLELSKTNGKNALHFAARQGHVEIVTALLEKDPQLARRTDKKGQTALHMAVKGTSCEVVNALVDADPAIVMLPDRAGNTALHVATRKKRAEIVKVLLHLRDINVNALTRDHKTALDIAESLPLSEESAEIKEWLSRYDAVRANELNQPRDELRKTVTEIKKDVHTQLEQTRKTNKNVYGIAKELRKLHREGINNATNSVTVVAVLFATVAFAAIFTVPGGTEDTGIAIVVRSGSFKIFFIFNAVALFTSLAVVVVQITLVRGETKAERRVVEVINKLMWLASVCTTVSFIASSYIVLGRHNQWAAFLVTVIGGVIMTGVLGTMTFYVVRSKRTRSIRKRAKSLKSGTSSWHHNSELSDSEVDRIYAI from the exons ATGGCCAATCCTTTGTCCTCATGGCCTTTAGGCCCCGGCCACTCTTGCGATTCTcgtagcagcggcggcggtggaggcgaAACAAGAGGAGGATGGTGCTCCCACTCGAAAAAG GACTTTGAGTCCGGAGCGACAAGTCTCGACACAAACTCCCCGACGGCGGCGCTGGTGCTGTCCAACTCTGGGAAGCGGATGGACCAGGCGACTTCTCCGAAGACGGCGCCGGCGCTGGTGCTGTCGAATTCCGGGAAGCGGATAGACCCGTCGCGGAAGAAGAAGTACGTGAAGCAGGTAACGGGGAGGCATAACGACACCGAGCTCCACCTCGCGGCGCAGCGGGGGGACCTTGCGGCGGTGAGGCAGATTCTCGGCCAGATCGATGCCCAGGTCACGGAAACGGCTGCGGGCGGCGCGGACTTCGACACTGAGGTGGCGGAGATCCGCGCGGCGGTGGTGAACGAGGTGAATGAGGTGGAGGAGACGCCGCTGTTCATCGCCGCGGACAAGGGTTTTCTTGATATTGTGGTGGAGCTGTTGAAATACTCCGACCAGGACAGCCTCTGCAGGAAGAATAGATCGGGCTTTGATGCTTTACATGTGGCTGCGAGAGAGGGGCACCAAG CAATTATCCAGGTCCTTCTAGATCATGATCCAACGCTCATCAAGACATTTGGTCAATCGAATGCAACTCCCCTTATATCTGCAGCAATTAGAGGTCACACTGAAGTTGTAAACTTGTTGCTAGAGAGAGATGCGAGCTTACTTGAGTTATCAAAAACCAATGGGAAGAATGCTCTACATTTTGCTGCCCGGCAAGGACATGTTGAAATTGTAACAGCATTGCTTGAGAAGGATCCACAGCTTGCCAGAAGGACTGATAAAAAAGGACAGACTGCTCTTCACATGGCAGTCAAAGGAACAAGTTGTGAAGTTGTTAATGCACTTGTGGATGCTGATCCAGCCATAGTAATGCTACCAGACAGAGCTGGAAACACAGCTTTACATGTGGCAACAAGGAAAAAACGAGCAGAG ATAGTGAAGGTTCTCCTACACCTCCGAGATATAAATGTGAATGCACTGACTAGAGATCATAAAACTGCTCTCGATATTGCTGAAAGCCTGCCCCTCTCAGAAGAATCTGCTGAAATCAAGGAATGGTTGTCTCGTTATGATGCAGTTAGGGCAAATGAACTGAATCAGCCACGTGATGAGCTCAGGAAAACTGTAACGGAGATTAAAAAGGATGTTCATACACAGTTGGAGCAGACCAGGAAAACAAACAAAAATGTCTATGGCATTGCAAAGGAGCTGAGGAAGCTCCACAGAGAAGGCATTAACAATGCTACCAACTCCGTCACCGTGGTTGCTGTGCTCTTTGCGACTGTTGCTTTTGCTGCAATCTTTACAGTGCCTGGTGGAACTGAAGATACTGGGATAGCAATAGTTGTGCGATCTGggagtttcaaaatatttttcatcttcAATGCGGTTGCCTTGTTCACTTCATTAGCAGTGGTGGTGGTTCAGATAACACTTGTTAGGGGAGAAACAAAGGCAGAGAGGCGGGTTGTCGAGGTTATTAACAAGCTGATGTGGTTGGCATCTGTGTGCACTACTGTTTCTTTCATAGCCTCTTCTTACATCGTGTTGGGTAGGCATAACCAATGGGCAGCTTTTCTGGTTACAGTAATAGGCGGAGTAATAATGACCGGCGTTCTCGGGACCATGACTTTCTATGTCGTAAGGTCAAAGCGTACCCGTTCTATCAGGAAGAGGGCAAAATCTTTGAAGAGTGGCACAAGCTCATGGCATCATAACTCGGAGTTATCCGATTCTGAGGTTGACAGAATTTATGCCATTTGA